From a region of the Rhodospirillaceae bacterium genome:
- a CDS encoding heme o synthase, whose product MTETTASSPLIAAAPNEADWRDYVALLKPRVMSLVVLTGLVGLYLAPGAIHPVIAALAVICIAVGAGASGAINMWFDRDIDAVMARTRGRPIPAGRVEPESALAFGVILAVFAVTLMALTVNLAAGALLALTIGFYVFVYTMWLKRRTPQNIVIGGAAGAFPPMIGWAAVTGDVGIGSLVLFLLIFMWTPPHFWALSLYRDADYARAGVPMLPVVAGRRETKKQILVYTALLAPLALVPVATGLAGWLYGAAAAVLSLWFLQAAVAVWRTGDGDGESDGAARRMFLISLAHLFGLFAALAADRALSGLL is encoded by the coding sequence GACCGCATCGTCGCCGCTCATTGCCGCCGCACCGAACGAGGCGGACTGGCGGGACTATGTCGCCCTGCTCAAGCCGCGGGTCATGTCGCTCGTCGTGCTGACCGGCCTGGTCGGCCTCTATCTGGCGCCGGGCGCGATCCATCCGGTGATCGCGGCGCTCGCGGTCATCTGCATCGCCGTCGGCGCCGGGGCCTCGGGCGCGATCAACATGTGGTTCGACCGCGACATCGACGCCGTGATGGCGCGGACCCGCGGCCGGCCCATTCCGGCCGGCAGGGTGGAGCCCGAAAGCGCGCTCGCCTTCGGCGTGATCCTCGCAGTCTTCGCCGTCACGCTGATGGCGCTGACGGTGAACTTGGCCGCGGGCGCCCTGCTCGCGCTCACGATCGGCTTCTACGTCTTCGTCTACACGATGTGGCTGAAGCGCCGGACGCCGCAGAACATCGTGATCGGCGGCGCGGCAGGCGCCTTTCCACCGATGATCGGCTGGGCGGCGGTGACCGGCGACGTCGGCATCGGCAGCCTCGTGCTCTTCCTGCTGATCTTCATGTGGACGCCGCCGCATTTCTGGGCGCTGTCGCTCTATCGCGACGCCGACTACGCCCGGGCCGGCGTGCCGATGCTGCCGGTGGTCGCCGGGAGGCGCGAGACCAAGAAGCAGATCCTCGTCTACACCGCCCTGCTGGCGCCGCTTGCGCTGGTTCCGGTCGCAACCGGCCTGGCCGGCTGGCTGTACGGCGCCGCCGCGGCGGTGCTTTCGCTGTGGTTCCTCCAGGCGGCGGTCGCGGTCTGGCGCACCGGCGACGGCGACGGCGAAAGCGACGGCGCGGCCCGGCGCATGTTTCTGATCTCGCTGGCCCATCTGTTCGGCCTGTTCGCCGCGCTCGCCGCCGACCGGGCGCTGAGCGGTCTGCTCTGA
- a CDS encoding cytochrome c oxidase assembly protein has protein sequence MAARGSLAKGKRNTVLGVLAILSGMTLLVVYAVPLYEMFCRATGFGGTTQRAAAAPETAAGRTITVRFLANTNPNLPWRFQPAVDSVRVAVGKRRLVAYTARNLDDSATTGIATFNVTPAKAGVYFTKIACFCFDEQTLKPGQAVNMPVSFFIDPAIAKDRNLRDVDTITLSYTFFRAAGSDSEDGRAEDPARTGDETAARAIRN, from the coding sequence ATGGCGGCGCGCGGCTCTCTCGCAAAAGGCAAGCGGAACACCGTTCTCGGCGTTCTGGCGATCCTTTCGGGCATGACGCTGCTGGTCGTCTATGCCGTGCCGCTCTACGAGATGTTCTGCCGGGCGACCGGTTTCGGCGGCACAACCCAGCGGGCCGCGGCGGCGCCCGAAACGGCTGCCGGCCGGACGATCACCGTGCGCTTCCTCGCCAACACCAACCCGAACCTGCCCTGGCGCTTCCAGCCTGCGGTCGACAGCGTCCGGGTCGCCGTCGGCAAGCGGCGGCTGGTCGCGTATACCGCCCGGAACCTCGACGACAGCGCAACGACCGGCATCGCCACATTCAACGTCACGCCCGCCAAGGCGGGAGTCTATTTCACCAAGATCGCCTGCTTCTGCTTCGACGAGCAGACGCTGAAACCGGGCCAGGCCGTCAACATGCCGGTCAGCTTCTTCATCGATCCGGCCATCGCGAAGGACCGCAACCTGCGCGATGTCGACACCATCACCCTGTCCTACACCTTCTTCCGCGCCGCCGGGAGCGATTCGGAGGACGGCAGGGCGGAGGATCCGGCCCGGACAGGCGACGAAACCGCCGCGCGGGCGATCCGCAACTGA